Proteins from one Setaria italica strain Yugu1 chromosome V, Setaria_italica_v2.0, whole genome shotgun sequence genomic window:
- the LOC101770579 gene encoding uncharacterized protein LOC101770579 — translation MEMEVESTWKSLFQRRAILTAKHCDRVHGLLSGAIEVVDVDVRNRRRHEGSCAEETQRALEGASTELGLALSSMGAARHLALRGGAPCPSAPLDSVDDLAGDPAVWCALERLEKAAELAARVHDGLECARGHLRAAALLAVLDGVGVGGLEGGNSAVPWEHSPCFSEQLNGAMELGDAMLKAADLVAEAEGAREAALGFISDV, via the coding sequence atggagatggaagtGGAGTCCACTTGGAAGTCCTTGTTCCAGCGGCGGGCGATCCTGACGGCCAAGCACTGCGACCGCGTCCACGGCCTGCTCTCCGGGGCGATCGAGgtcgtcgacgtcgacgtgcGGAACCGGCGCCGCCACGAGGGGTCCTGCGCGGAGGAGACGCAGCGCGCGCTGGAGGGCGCCTCGACGGAGCTCGGCCTCGCCCTCTCCAGCATGGGCGCGGCCCGGCACCTCGCGCTCCGTGGCGGGGCGCCCTGCCCGAGCGCGCCGCTCGACTCCGTGGACGACCTCGCCGGGGACCCCGCCGTCTGGTGCGCGCTGGAGAGGCTCGAGAAGGCTGCCGAGCTCGCCGCCCGCGTGCACGACGGGCTGGAGTGCGCCCGCGGCcacctgcgcgccgccgcgctcctggCGGTCCTGGAcggggtcggcgtcggcggcctcgAGGGCGGCAACAGCGCCGTCCCGTGGGAGCATAGCCCCTGCTTCTCCGAGCAGCTCAACGGCGCCATGGAGCTCGGCGACGCGATGTTGAAGGCGGCGGACCTCGTCGCGGAGGCCGAGGGCGCACGCGAGGCGGCGTTAGGCTTCATCAGTGACGTCTAG
- the LOC101770988 gene encoding uncharacterized protein LOC101770988 has protein sequence MAMEEERLLDLARMVPATLLLVGTSEKVITSIKGARELLAGDKWGFDDSDDPESPPSNPAPGGDRSASDPVETTTGGGDHSVGGVPLKTTCGSPASLRCGVPVNNDGGEGTVGVRDGTPRVFDLWADAADLLASALTPEGHLLVAYGEITRLVSLHAEAGHVFVVCAARLGLLPDDDSARLGGQTGEDDDAPIGLRPDNDAPWKRWMDLREAAVRHAHDALLRLSSTASAAAAAEDFLRWRSTESPRREGWRSAARQLVEDARRSLGEAKDAVRLMRDAVLCEFFETWMILKRA, from the exons ATGGCAATGGAGGAGGAGCGGTTACTGGATCTGGCACGGATGGTGCCGGCGACCCTCCTGCTCGTCGGCACCTCGGAGAAGGTCATCACGAGCATCAAGGGCGCCCGCGAGCTGCTCGCCGGGGACAAGTGGGGATTCGACGACTCCGACGACCCCGAGTCCCCGCCTTCGAATCCCGCCCCAGGCGGAGACCGCAGCGCCAGCGACCCCGTGGAGACC ACCACCGGGGGCGGCGATCACAGCGTCGGCGGCGTACCCTTGAAGACCACTTGCGGCAGCCCGGCGAGCCTCCGCTGTGGGGTCCCCGTGAACAACGACGGTGGCGAAGGCACCGTGGGCGTCCGGGACGGCACGCCCCGCGTCTTCGACTTGTGGGCCgacgccgccgacctcctcgcCAGCGCGCTGACCCCCGAGGGCCACCTCCTCGTCGCCTACGGCGAGATCAcgcgcctcgtctcgctccACGCCGAGGCCGGCCACGTCTTCGTCGTCTGCGCCGCGCGCCTCGGCCTCCTACCGGACGACGACAGCGCGCGCCTCGGCGGCCAAaccggcgaagacgacgacgcgcCTATCGGCCTCCGACCCGACAACGACGCGCCGTGGAAGCGGTGGATGGACCTCCGGGAGGCCGCCGTCCGCCACGCCCACGACGCGCTGCTCCGGTTGAGCTCCACCGCGTcggcagccgccgcggccgaggaCTTCCTCCGGTGGCGCTCCACCGAGTCCCCGCGCCGGGAAGGGTGGCGATCGGCGGCGAGGCAGCTCGTGGAGGACGCCAGGCGCAGCCTCGGCGAGGCCAAGGACGCGGTGAGGCTGATGCGCGACGCCGTGCTGTGCGAGTTCTTCGAGACCTGGATGATTCTGAAGCGCGCGTAA
- the LOC101771381 gene encoding LOW QUALITY PROTEIN: probable glucuronosyltransferase Os01g0157700 (The sequence of the model RefSeq protein was modified relative to this genomic sequence to represent the inferred CDS: inserted 1 base in 1 codon): protein MEPAERSKKRLQPWIEAAVHFSLCFAVGALAALAPLAATGAPSAAYIRASFNNAQRAVAAAPAPPPVPDLGLLLVVTATRPDGGMAQDASLARLAHTLRHVAPPLLWIVVGAENRTATARAVRVLRGTGVIFRHLTYDASNFTGADADAGDEEDHQRNVALGHIERHRLNGVVHFASASSIYDLRFFQELRQTRGFAAWPVATISPAEQRITVEGPTCNLSQITGWYSRDSSTNETQRTSTSMGAVDTSASNRNSSSEPLKINISGIGFRSSMLWNSERSFTMRNSSAGATQDFIQIVQQMAIEGENKLKGITSECSESRIMLWHLDMQRFTLIPEGQETQQQQSLVVRDEDXTHDMRL from the exons ATGGAGCCGGCCGAGAGGTCCAAGAAGAGGCTGCAACCATGGATCGAAGCCGCCGTGCACTTCTCCCTCTGCTTCGCCGTCGGCGCCCTCGCCGCTCTCGCGCCGctggccgccaccggcgccccGTCGGCCGCCTATATCCGCGCCTCGTTCAACAATGCTCAGCGAGCggttgcggcggcgccggctccACCGCCTGTCCCGGACCTCGGCCTCCTGCTGGTCGTCACGGCCACGCGGCCCGACGGTGGGATGGCGCAGGACGCGTCGCTGGCGCGGCTCGCGCACACGCTGCGGCAcgtcgccccgccgctgctctgGATCGTGGTGGGGGCAGAGAacaggacggcgacggcgagggcggtCCGGGTGCTGCGCGGCACCGGGGTCATATTCCGGCACCTCACCTACGACGCCAGCAACTtcaccggcgccgacgccgacgccggcgacgaggaggaccaCCAGAGGAACGTGGCGCTGGGCCACATCGAGCGGCACCGGCTGAACGGAGTCGTCCATTTCGCCAGCGCCTCCAGCATATATGACCTCCGCTTCTTTCAAGAGCTCAGGCAAACCCG AGGTTTTGCAGCATGGCCGGTAGCAACAATCTCACCAGCAGAACAGAGGATAACAGTAGAGGGGCCAACCTGCAACTTATCACAAATCACAGGCTGGTACTCAAGGGATTCAAGCACTAATGAAACCCAAAGAACCTCCACCTCCATGGGTGCGGTAGATACCAGCGCAAGCAACAGGAATTCAAGCTCTGAACCTCTGAAAATAAACATCTCTGGAATTGGGTTCAGAAGCTCAATGCTATGGAATTCAGAAAGATCATTCACCATGAGAAACTCATCTGCAGGGGCTACTCAG GATTTCATCCAGATTGTACAGCAAATGGCCATCGAAGGTGAAAATAAGCTTAAGGGCATCACCTCTGAATGCTCTGAGTCTCGGATAATGTTGTGgcacctagacatgcaaagaTTTACTCTAATACCTGAAGGACAGGAGActcaacagcagcagagtctagTGGTGAGAGACGAAG AAACCCACGACATGAGACT TTAA
- the LOC101767611 gene encoding mitochondrial import inner membrane translocase subunit TIM14-1: protein MATPLIAGLAVAATALAGRYGIQAWQAYKARPIVPRMRKFYEGGFQPTMNRREAALILGVRESANTEKVKEAHKRVMVANHPDAGGSHYLASKINEAKDVLTGKTKGGGSAF, encoded by the exons ATG GCAACGCCACTTATAGCAggacttgcagttgcagcaacTGCTCTTGCTGGTAGATATGGCATCCAAGCTTGGCAAGCTTATAAGGCAAGGCCTATAGTTCCAAGGATGCGCAAATTCTATGAAGGTGGCTTTCAACCTACGATGAACCGAAGGGAAGCTGCGTTGATCCTTGGTGTCAG GGAATCTGCCAACACAGAGAAGGTCAAAGAGGCGCACAAGAGGGTCATGGTTGCCAACCATCCGGATGCTGGTGGAAGTCATTACCTTGCTTCAAAGATTAATGAGGCGAAGGATGTGTTGACAGGGAAAACGAAAGGAGGTGGGTCGGCCTTTTGA
- the LOC101768008 gene encoding cell number regulator 8: protein MGAAATNHEEESSPLLPAAVGAAVPADEKPPRAPAPEATKLYADGVPVVMGEPVAAHAIPRESWNSGILSCLGRNDEFCSSDLEVCLLGSVAPCVLYGSNVERLAAGQSTFANSCLPYTGLFMLGNSLFGWNCLAPWFSHPTRTAIRRRYNLEGSFEAFTRQCGCCSGLVEDEERREHLEVACDLATHYLCHPCALCQEGRELRRRAPHPGFNNGRSVFVMMPPMEQTMGRGM, encoded by the exons atgggcgccgccgccaccaaccaCGAGGAGGAGTCGAGCCCCCTCCTCCCAGCCGcggtcggcgccgccgtccccgcggaCGAGAAGCCCCCGCGGGCTCCGGCTCCGGAGGCCACCAAGCTCTACGCCGATGGGGTCCCCGTCGTGATGGGCGAGCCGGTCGCGGCCCACGCCATCCCGCGGGAGAGCTGGAACTCCGGGATCCTCTCCTGCCTCGGCCGCAACGACGAGTTCTGCAGCAGCGACCTCGAAGTGT GTCTTCTTGGAAGCGTAGCACCGTGTGTTCTGTATGGTAGTAATGTTGAGAGGCTTGCGGCTGGACAAAGCACTTTTGCAAACAGCTGCTTGCCTTACACTGGTCTCTTTATGCTTGGGAACTCCCTCTTTGGGTGGAACTGCCTAGCCCCATGGTTCTCTCATCCCACTCGTACAGCTATTCGCCGACGCTACAATCTTGAG GGTAGCTTTGAGGCTTTCACCAGGCAATGTGGGTGCTGCAGCGGTCTGGTCgaggacgaggagaggcgcgAACACCTAGAGGTTGCCTGCGACCTTGCAACCCACTACCTCTGCCACCCTTGTGCCCTCTGCCAGGAGGGCCGCGAGCTGCGCCGCAGGGCCCCCCATCCTGGCTTCAACAACGGGCGCTCCGTCTTCGTCATGATGCCACCCATGGAGCAGACCATGGGGCGTGGCATGTGA
- the LOC101768405 gene encoding importin subunit alpha-2 gives MDDGSASASPSSASPHQHHRDAIKSSVHNSASSRRREHAIAVGKERREALMRAKRVCRAPLSGNDETVMEEGDMVIDEKKADLEAQTAQAVEELKSALSTQGKGAQKKKIEVLRALRRLLSQSEVPPVEAAIKAGAIPLLVQYLSFGSSDEQLLEAAWCLTNIAAGEPEETKSLLPALPLLIAHLGEKSSTLVAEQCAWAIGNVAGEGADLRSKLLAQGALWPLARLMLSNKGSTARTAAWALSNLIKGPDPKAANELISIDGVLNAIIRNLEKADEELATEVAWVVVYLSALSEKATSLIVRSSVPQLLIGRLLASENLQLLIPVLRSLGNLVAGDGYMVDSVLTVGNSITDQALSSLIKCLKSDNRVLKKEASWAMSNIAAGSFEHKKLIFASEAMTLLMHLLTTAQFDIRREAAYTLGNMCVVPAGNAAPPNIIVDHLVAIVNGGALPGFINLVRSADIESARLGLQFLELVMRGYPNGQGPKLVESEDGIEAMERFQFHENELMRNMANGLVDKYFGEDYGLE, from the exons ATGGACGACGGaagcgcctccgcctcgccgtcctCCGCTTCTccgcaccagcaccaccgcgaCGCAATCAAGTCCTCAG TGCACAATTCAGCATCTAGCCGGAGGAGGGAACATGCTATTGCAGTAGGGAAGGAAAGAAGGGAAGCCTTGATGCGTGCAAAGCGTGTATGTCGGGCTCCTCTTTCTGGCAATGATGAGACTGTGATGGAAGAGGGCGATATGGTCATTGATGAGAAGAAGGCAGATCTTGAGGCACAGACAGCTCAAGCTGTTGAAGAACTGAAATCTGCTTTATCTACCCA GGGAAAAGgggctcagaagaagaagatagaggtGCTTCGTGCTTTAAGACGATTATTGTCACAGTCTGAAGTACCTCCTGTTGAAGCAGCAATTAAAGCTGGAGCGATCCCTCTTCTAGTGCAATATCTGTCATTTGGATCATCAGATGAACAG TTGCTAGAGGCAGCTTGGTGCCTTACAAATATAGCAGCAGGGGAACCAGAAGAAACTAAGTCTTTATTGCCTGCTCTACCATTGCTCATTGCTCACCTTGGTG AGAAGAGCTCCACCCTTGTTGCTGAGCAATGTGCATGGGCCATTGGTAATGTTGCTGGTGAAGGAGCAGACCTGAGAAGCAAATTACTTGCTCAAGGTGCTTTGTGGCCTCTTGCCCGTTTAATGCTGTCAAACAAGGGTTCTACAGCAAGGACTGCGGCTTGGGCATTGTCAAATCTTATCAAG GGGCCTGATCCCAAGGCTGCGAATGAGCTTATTAGCATTGATGGTGTGCTGAATGCAATCATAAGGAACTTGGAGAAAGC GGATGAAGAGCTAGCAACTGAGGTGGCGTGGGTAGTTGTTTATCTTTCAGCACTTTCAGAAAAAGCTACCAGCCTAATAGTAAGAAGTTCTGTGCCACAATTGTTGATTGGACGCCTCCTAGCATCAGAGAACTTGCAATTGCTCATTCCG GTACTTCGCAGTTTAGGAAATCTTGTAGCTGGTGATGGATACATGGTTGATTCAGTCCTAACTGTTGGAAACAGTATCACAG ATCAAGCCTTATCGAGTCTTATAAAGTGTTTGAAGAGTGACAATAGGGTTCTCAAAAAG GAGGCATCATGGGCCATGTCAAATATTGCAGCAGGCAGTTTCGAGCACAAGAAATTGATTTTTGCCAGTGAGGCAATGACTTTGCTGATGCACCTCCTTACGACTGCACAATTCGACATCCGCAGGGAAGCGGCATACACCCTGGGCAATATGTGTGTTGTCCCAGCAGGAAATGCTGCGCCTCCAAACATAATTGTGGATCATTTGGTCGCTATCGTAAATGGTGGAGCCCTTCCTGGATTTATAAATTTGGTGAGATCTGCTGATATAGAAAGTGCGAGACTTGGGCTTCAATTCCTCGAACTG GTGATGAGGGGGTACCCCAATGGGCAAGGTCCGAAGCTCGTGGAGAGCGAGGACGGCATCGAGGCTATGGAGAGGTTTCAGTTCCATGAGAACGAGCTGATGAGGAATATGGCCAACGGGTTGGTCGACAAATACTTTGGCGAAGACTATGGCCTCGAGTGA
- the LOC101769630 gene encoding pentatricopeptide repeat-containing protein At3g46870-like: MASLLFVPRPTPGSRPAPAPTARPRTVSIITCGPRDNRGPLQRGRSLSTEAILGIQSLKRLTAADRSPAAASAAAASALGRLLKADLVAAMAELQRQGHWSLALAALHVARGEPWYRPDPALYATFVSSAPAAAASGGDDEAGAAVDALVEAFLEEKARGGGFVDGEEDVYKLTRLLRALVARDRGRAAWKVYEAAVREGGLDVDEYVYRVMARGMRRLGLDEEATLAEADLAEWEATISPPARDVLDEMRARDKSKTKASAS, encoded by the coding sequence ATGGCGTCCCTCCTCTTCGTCCCGCGCCCCACGCCGGGCTCGCGCCCAGCGCCGGCGCCCACGGCGCGGCCCAGGACGGTCTCAATCATCACCTGCGGCCCGCGGGACAACCGGGGCCCGCTCCAGCGGGGGCGGTCCCTCTCCACGGAGGCCATCCTGGGCATCCAATCCCTGAAGCGCCTCACCGCCGCGGACCGCTCCCCTgcggcggcctccgcggcggccgcgtccGCGCTCGGCCGCCTCCTCAAGGCCGACCTCGTGGCCGCCATGGCCGAGCTCCAGCGCCAGGGCCACTGgtccctcgccctcgccgcgctccacGTCGCGCGCGGCGAGCCCTGGTACCGCCCGGACCCGGCGCTCTACGCCACCTTCGTctcctccgcgccggcggcggcggcctccggcggcgacgacgaagcgggcgccgccgtggacgcgctCGTGGAGGcgttcctggaggagaaggcgcgcggcggcgggttcgTGGACGGGGAGGAGGACGTGTACAAGCTCACCAGGCTGCTGCGCGCGCTGGTGGCGAGGGACAGGGGACGCGCGGCGTGGAAGGTGTACGAGGCGGCGGTCAGGGAGGGAGGCCTCGACGTGGACGAGTACGTGTACAGGGTGATGGCGAGGGGGATGAGGAGGCTGGGGCTCGACGAGGAGGCCACGTTGGCGGAGGCGGACCTCGCCGAGTGGGAGGCCACCATCTCGCCGCCCGCCAGGGACGTGCTCGACGAAATGCGCGCGAGGGACAAGAGCAAGACGAAAGCCTCCGCGTCGTAG